The Sulfurimonas aquatica genomic sequence AGTGTCTTGAGTAAACAAAAAGAACTGGCTTGTTCTCTTTTTTTGCTTGAGAAATTCCTGAATCAAAATCTTTTGCCCAGTTTATTTTAACTGTACTCTCAGATGCTACAAGGGTAGTTACTAAGAGTAATAAAAAACTTATAATCAATTTATGCATATTTTTTCACCTTTTTAAGTAATTCTTTTGAGCACTCAGACGCACTCTTGTTTGTTACGTCCACAACTATATCTGCAAGTTTTAAGTATTCCGGTCGTCTAGCTTTATAAAGTTCTTTAGCTTTTTTTAAATCTTTCAAAAGAGGACGTTTCTTTAACTTTTTTGCTGCATTTGGATGCGCTTCTATTCTTTTAATAATTTCATCAAACGGAGAATCAAGTAGGACTATTATACCAATCTTTTTTAGATTTTTTTGCTTATAAAAACCTCCACCAGTTGATACAAGTGTATTTTTTACACTAGCTTCCAACCAGAGCGAAACATTTTTTTCTAAATTTCTAAAATACTCTTCACCATCTGTTTCGAAAATATTCTTAATTTTTCTATTTTCCATACTCTCTATGAGGTCATCAGTATCAATAGCAATATACTCAGATGATTTGATCACCTCTCTTGCCACACTTCCTTTACCAACACCCATAAAACCAATCAAGATAACATTTTTCATAAATATCTATCCCTACCCTATGTTAATTAAGTGCTATTATATATAAAGGGCACTTCTAAAAACCTTAGTATAAAGAATTTGCCACTTTGATTTAATAACTCAAGGTATAATAACTCTTTAAAAATATATCATAGGTTTAAATATGAAAAACAAAAAATTCATTACACTTGGATTTGCATCTGTAACATTATCTCTTGGTCTTCTGTTTAGCTCAAATCTTTTTGCTGAGAGTTCAAAACTAGTTCCCAAAGAGAGTGAAACATCAAGACTGCAATCTCTTGCAAAGTTTACTAAGGTAATTGGTATAGTTGAACAATACAATGTTGATGACATAACTATTGAAGAGCTAATGGACAAGGCACTTGATGGAATGATGCAAAATCTCGATGCTCATTCAAACTACTTGACTAAAAAAGATTATAAAAAGTTAAAAGTGCAAACAAGTGGTGAGTTTGGTGGGCTTGGTATCACTGTAGGAATGAAAGATGGAGCATTGACAGTCATATCCCCTATAGACGGTACTCCAGCAGATAAAGCAGGACTTCAATCTGGCGACATTATTTTAAAAATTGATGAGAAATCGACAATAAGTATGACTATAGATGAAGCAGTCTCTCTGATGAGAGGAAAAGTTGGTGATCCAATCGATGTAACAATAGTCAGAAAAGGTGAAATGAAACCACTAGTTATTCATATCGTCCGTGGTATTATTACTATAGAATCTGTTCATGTTAAAACAATTAATGATGATACTCTTTACATAAGAGTCGCAAGCTTTGATCAAAAAGTTGCAGCAGATGTTGCAAAAGAGATTAAAAAAAGAAAAGCTACTACTAAAGGCATTATTTTAGATTTAAGGAACAATCCTGGTGGACTCTTAGATCAAGCAGTCGACTTGGTTGACCTCTTTGTAGACAAAGGTGATATCGTATCTCAAAAAGGGCGTCAAGAGAGTGACGCGAAAACATTTACGGCGTCTTCTAGAGCGACTCTTACAAAAGTACCTATGGTTGTTCTTATAAATGGTGGAAGTGCTAGTGCTTCTGAAATTGTTAGTGGAGCACTTCAAGACCATAAACGAGCTGTTTTAGTAGGAGAGAACACTTTTGGAAAAGGAAGTGTTCAAGTAGTTCTACCTATAACAAACGATGAAGCTATTAAACTTACTATTGCAAGATACTATCTACCTAGTGGAAGAACCATCCAAGCCGTTGGAGTAAAACCAGATATTGAAGTTGCTCCAGGTGAAGTAAAAACTCGTAAAAATGAGTTTGCAATTAAAGAATCTGACTTAAAACAGCACCTTGAAGAAGAACTTGAAAAAGTTGATGGAAAAAAAGATGAAATAAAAGAAGATAAAAAAGAGAATAAAGATATAATTACGTCAGAAATGCTTACTAAAGATATTCAACTCAAAGAAGCTGTAGATATTATCAAAGCTCTTGTTATAATTAAAGGATAAATGTATGGAAAAAAGAGGACTCCTCTATGAAGGTAAAGCTAAAAAATTATTTTTAACAGATGATGAGAACTTAGTTATTTCAGAATTTAAAGATGATTTAACAGCGTTTAATGGTGAGAAAAAATCTAGTGAATCTGGAAAAGGTGCACTAAACAACAAGATTTCCACTGAGCTATTTAAGCTTTTAGAAGCTAATGGAATTCAGACTCACTTCGTAGAGATGTTAGATGATAATCATATGCTTCACAAAAAAGTTGATGTAATCTTAATAGAAGTTATAGTTCGTAATATTGCGACAGGTTCACTATCAAGAAATCTTGGAATAGAAGATGGAAAAGTTCTACCATTTACGCTTGTAGAGTTTGACTACAAAGATGATGCGCTAGGTGATCCAAAACTTAATGATCAGCATGCTCTTATTTTAGGCTTAGTAGATTATCAAGATGAACTAGATAAACTTCGTCGTATGGCTCGCCAAGTAAATGACATATTAAAGCCTTATTTTGCAGACAAGGGTCTTAATCTTGTTGACTTCAAGTTAGAGTTTGGTAAAGATTCAAATGGAAATATAATTCTTATTGATGAAATTTCACCTGATAATTGTCGTTTTTGGGATATAGAGAGTGGAGAGAAGATGGATAAAGATAGATTCCGTCAAGGTTTAGGTGGGTTAAAAGTAGCTTATGAGCAAGTATTACAAAGAATATTAGGAAATTAATAAATGAAAGCAATAGTAAATGTATCTTTAAAAACAGGTGTTTTAGACTCTCAAGGAAAAGCGGTGCATCATGCACTAGATTCTCTTCACTTCAGTGGTGTAAATGATGTGCGTGTAGGAAAACAGATAGTTTTACAACTAGATACTGAAGATAAGACACAAGCAATGAGTGATGTCCAAAAGATGTGTGAAGAACTTTTAGCTAACACAGTAATTGAAGATTATGAGATAGAGCTAGTTTAATGAAGGTTTCAATTTTACAATTTCCAGGAACAAACTGTGAATATGATACACAACATGCCTTTGAAAGCCTTGGAGCTACAACAGAGATAATATGGCATAAATCTGAGTCAATTCCTAGTGATACTAACCTTTTAGTTGTGGCTGGTGGTTTTTCTTATGGTGACTATCTTCGAAGTGGTGCTATAGCAAAGTTTTCTCCTGTTATGAAAGCTGTAACAGAGTATGCTAACAATGGTGGCAAAGTTTTGGGAATCTGTAATGGTTTTCAGGTTTTAACTGAAGCTGGTTTACTCCCTGGTGCACTTAAGCGCAATGATGGGCTTCACTTTATCTCTAAATATCATCATCTAAAAGTTGAAAATAACGACAATATATTTTTAGAAGAACTAAATAATGGAGATGTAGTTAATATCCCAATAGCTCATCATGATGGAAACTACTATATAAATGAAAGTGGACTTCAAGACTTAAAAGATAACAATCAAATTCTCTTAACCTACAGTGACAAACAAGGTAATACTTTAAACCCTAATGGAAGTGTAAATGCCATTGCTGGTGTTTGCAATAAAGAGAAAAATGTATTTGGCTTAATGCCCCATCCTGAGCGTGCAATGGAGATGATTCTTGGCTCAAACGATGGAGTAAATATGTTAAAAGGTTTCCTTCAATCGTGATAAAACTACTTTTTACTACTCTTCTTTTTATCACTTCATTATATGCAAATAAAGTAATCTACTTAAGTTATAGTGAAGCACCTCAAAGAGTAATAAAAGGTGAAATATTCCCTATAACACTAAAAGCCCTCTCAACTGTTAAAGATTTTGAGGACATTATTTATGACTTTTCAAATCATAGTGGCCTAAAACTCTTAACTTCAGAGCCACAAAGAGAGTATAAAGGTAAATATTTTTACGATACATTTTTCTTTATGAGTACCCAAAAGTGGGCTAAACTTCCTGATGTTACAGCTTCATTAGTCGCTTCTTTAGAGTATGATAGTAGTACAGTTATTGGTAAAGAGCTTAATGTAATCACGTTAAACCCAAAAAAGAATTTTTCTAATATTATTGCAAATAAACTCGAGTTAGTTGAGTACAAAACAACTAGTTACGATAATAAGCACAATATCATTATCTTTGTAGCATCTGGATTTAATACAGATATCTCTACAATGAATTTTGAAAATGTTTACAAACAGGGTGTTGAGTCAATAAGTCAATCCTACGATGAGTCACGTATAACCTATTTTGTGATAGTAGATAAAAAAATGGAAAACTTTGAGTTCTCATACTTTAATCTTGTAGACAATAGGTTTGAACTCATTCAAATTCCCATAATTGTTAATGATGACAGTGTAACAACACAAAGTGATTTAAAGCCAAAAGATCAATCACGAGAGAGATTGAAAATAAATATTGCAGCTGGAGTAGCAGTTGTAGCTTTTATTTTCATACTTTATAGAAGAAAATATATATATCTAATTATGATTCTCATTCCTTTAGTCTATATAGGATATTTATCAATTCCACAAAAAGATATATGCATAAAAAAAGGTGTGCAGATTCATCTTCTTCCAGTTTTAAATGGAACTATATTTGAGACCACATCTTCTAGATACACTCTCACAAAAGAGGGTTCAGTAAAAGGCTTTATAAAAGTAAAACTACAAAATGAAAAAATTGGATGGGTGAGAAATGAAGATACTTGCTCATATTAATTGGTTAATAGCTACCGCTATTATCTTTTTCTCTCTGGCTCTTTCCATCCTTATGTATCCAATCATGCCAAGGCCCTATTCTAGAAAAATAGCTGCATGGTTCATTCGTCTAACTATCTTTTTCTCCACAACAGTAAAAGGAGAAGAGGACCCTCAAGTGCAGATGTTTCTTATAAACCACCAGAGTGATTTAGACATTGGCGTTATGGAAACAATAACAAAAAAAGACCTAGCTTGGGTAGCGAAGAAAGCGCTTTTTGATGTTCCTTTTTTTGGTCTTGCCATGAGTTTACCAGAAGATATTGAAGTTGAACGCGAGAGTAAAACATCTCTAGTAAAACTACTTCGAGCAGCAAAAGACAGACTCGCAAAAAAACGAGTCATAACTATGTTTCCAGAAGGAACACGCTCTCGAACAGGAAGAATGCTTCCCTTTAAATCTGGAGCGAAAGTAATTGCAGATATGAATCAGCTAAAAGTACAACCCATTGTATTAGTTGAAACTGCTTCATGTTATGATATTAAACATTTTTTCTATATGCCAAAAGATATTAAAGTAGTTTATATGGATTCTTTTATAGCAGATAAAAATGATGAAAATTGGCTGAGTGACTTACGAATAAAAATGCAAAAGGTGTATGATGATGAGTTGGCAAGCAATAATAGCAATAGGTAGCGGTGGCTTTATTGGAGCGGTACTGCGTTCTTATTTAAATGGTCTTATCTCTCAGAGGGTCTCTCATATACTCCCTTTTGGAACACTCGGGGTAAACCTACTTGGTAGCTTTATAATGGGTTGTTTAATCGCTTACTTTATGCATACGACTATCTTCTCTGTACATATGAAATCATTTCTAACTACGGGAATTTTAGGTGCACTTACTACATACTCAACATTTGCTATGGAGAGTTTTTTACTTCTTCAAGGTGGTAACATAGTTTTAGCACTTACTAATATGTCTCTAAATCTTTTTGGAACTATTTTTATGGCTGGGAGTGGGTACTACCTTATTAACAATGTCGTTAAATTTTAACTATCTCGTCCGCACACCATCTTGCTAATTCAATATCATGTGTAATAAGTAGCATAGCCATACTATCTAAATGCTTAACCAGCATTCCCATAACCTCAAGCTGAATAACATTATCAAGAGCCGATGTTGGCTCGTCTAAAAGAAGTACATCAGGTTTCATAAGTATAGCACGTAGGATAGAAGCACGCTGAAGCTGTCCACCTGAGAGCTCATGTGGCAATTTCAAGAGTAGGCTCTTCTCAAGGTTTAAAATTAAGAGATATTTTTCTAACTCATCTGTAAGGGCTACATCTTCTATTTGATTTAAGAGTGTGTAGCTTGGATGAAAAGAGCTATATGGGTCCTGAAAAACTTGAGAATATGAACTTACTTTTATCTCTCCACTTAAAGGTTTTATATTTCCTAGAATAAGTTCAAAAAGTGTACTTTTGCCAGCTCCACTCTCTCCTACTATCGCTTTAATCTCACCTCTTTTTAAAGAGATATTAAAGTCTTTTAAAAGTAACTTATCCTTTGTAAAACCAAAAGATAAGTTTTTTACTTCTAAAAGAGTACTCAAATTCATTTCCTATGTTAATGCTAAATAGCTCTTAGTCAGCTCTTTGTAGAGATGGTCTGGCTTTATATCTGAATTTTCTTCCCAGATACGCTTCATTACAACATTGTCCTCTTCTCCATTCCAAACTTTTATATACGACCCATCTTTGTATCCGTTATCTTGACGGAACTGATTGAGTATGTTTTTGCCAACGTAGAGTCTATAAAGCGTCTCTAAGTCTAAACCGCTCATAACGACTAAATCAAAAAAGTCTGATATAAGCTCTTCAAGTTTTAACTCTTTTTTACTCAAAACTAAACGCATAATATTCTCTATTTTATCAATAACTTCATCTTGTGATGAAAAAGAGTCTGATTTTATATCTATTGTTGCGAAACTAGGAAGTTGTGAAATATTGATTCCTAAATCTTCTACACCACCTCTTAAGTTTTGTGAGTAGTTCTCAATAGCTAAGCTCATAATAAAATGCCATACATCAACAACTTCAATTTGATGATTATCCCAATCAGGCTCTTTATCAATGCTTTTCCAGTGCTTCCATGAAAAACTATCTACCATTTCAGCACACTCCATATATATACAGCGTCTCCAGTTAATAGTTTTATGGTTCTTTGTTATACCTTTTGTCCATTCATCTCCATTTGTTGCATCATTAAGTTGATTTTGAAGCTGTAACATAAGTAAAATCTTATCCATTTATATCCTTTGATTTTTTAGGCTTCTTGTAAAAAGAATTTATTTGCATATTTTATCTAATATGCTAGAATTCAACACTTAAAAAAGGTTATTTAATGAAAAGAGAATATGAAAAGAATTAATTGTAGAAAATGTGAGTACTATTTTGTAACATGGGAAGCAAATAAACCTCATGGCTGTAAAGCTTATGGTTTTAAATCTCCTCAGATTCCATCATTAGTAGTATTTCAAAGTAGTGGATCAGATTGTTCCATGTTTAAACAAAAAACTATGGCCAAATAATTTTTTTAGCAAAACCTAGTCGATTATCAGTCATTTTAAAACTATTCACCTCTATCTTCCAAAGCTTAGGCGAGAGTGCTTTAGCATATGGAAATCTTTTAAAATACTCTTTTTTAAATTTTTCATCTCGCAACTCTAAAAAAATACCCTTAAATTGAACACCTTGAATATTTCCTATCTCTTTAGTCTCTAAAAGGATATTACCTGCAATTTTTGGATTATTGTTTATATGGAGTATGTGTGTTGTTTCCATGCTACTTGCAACAACAAATGATTGACTCGATTCATCATAAACATAAAAGAGGCTACAAGAGCTTATCTCATCTTCATAAAACGTTGCAAGAGACATGACATGGTGTTCTTGAATAAAGGAGTGAATTCTAAAAAGACTATCCTTCATTAACTTTAGAGCTTATAAAGATAGTTCTCTAAAGTTTCAGCATCATTTATAGAGCGCTTGTCAAGCATCATTTGTGCTATGGAGTCATCAGTAAGCATTTTATATATCTCATTTGGACTGCTCATATTGTAGTAACTTTTAATAAACTCTAATAGCATGTCAAAATTATCATCTTTTGTACTATATTTTTTATGTTCTTTGTACTCATCCCAGTTAATTGTTGCCAAGGCTTTTCCTTCTATTCTCAAGTGCGGTTTTTAATCTTTCAATTATAAGTAACATTTTAGCAGATGAAACAGCAAAGTTCAACCTCATATAGCCACTTCCCTCTCGTCCAAAGCTTATTCCGGCATTGAGCCCAAGCTTAGCTTCGTTTATGAAGAATTCTCTGATTTTTTTATCTTTTAGCTCAAGGCCATGACAATCTATCCAAGCTAAGTAAGTAGCTTCAATCGGCGTTAACTTAAGAAACTCATTAT encodes the following:
- a CDS encoding shikimate kinase, giving the protein MKNVILIGFMGVGKGSVAREVIKSSEYIAIDTDDLIESMENRKIKNIFETDGEEYFRNLEKNVSLWLEASVKNTLVSTGGGFYKQKNLKKIGIIVLLDSPFDEIIKRIEAHPNAAKKLKKRPLLKDLKKAKELYKARRPEYLKLADIVVDVTNKSASECSKELLKKVKKYA
- a CDS encoding S41 family peptidase, coding for MKNKKFITLGFASVTLSLGLLFSSNLFAESSKLVPKESETSRLQSLAKFTKVIGIVEQYNVDDITIEELMDKALDGMMQNLDAHSNYLTKKDYKKLKVQTSGEFGGLGITVGMKDGALTVISPIDGTPADKAGLQSGDIILKIDEKSTISMTIDEAVSLMRGKVGDPIDVTIVRKGEMKPLVIHIVRGIITIESVHVKTINDDTLYIRVASFDQKVAADVAKEIKKRKATTKGIILDLRNNPGGLLDQAVDLVDLFVDKGDIVSQKGRQESDAKTFTASSRATLTKVPMVVLINGGSASASEIVSGALQDHKRAVLVGENTFGKGSVQVVLPITNDEAIKLTIARYYLPSGRTIQAVGVKPDIEVAPGEVKTRKNEFAIKESDLKQHLEEELEKVDGKKDEIKEDKKENKDIITSEMLTKDIQLKEAVDIIKALVIIKG
- the purC gene encoding phosphoribosylaminoimidazolesuccinocarboxamide synthase encodes the protein MEKRGLLYEGKAKKLFLTDDENLVISEFKDDLTAFNGEKKSSESGKGALNNKISTELFKLLEANGIQTHFVEMLDDNHMLHKKVDVILIEVIVRNIATGSLSRNLGIEDGKVLPFTLVEFDYKDDALGDPKLNDQHALILGLVDYQDELDKLRRMARQVNDILKPYFADKGLNLVDFKLEFGKDSNGNIILIDEISPDNCRFWDIESGEKMDKDRFRQGLGGLKVAYEQVLQRILGN
- the purS gene encoding phosphoribosylformylglycinamidine synthase subunit PurS — protein: MKAIVNVSLKTGVLDSQGKAVHHALDSLHFSGVNDVRVGKQIVLQLDTEDKTQAMSDVQKMCEELLANTVIEDYEIELV
- the purQ gene encoding phosphoribosylformylglycinamidine synthase I, with protein sequence MKVSILQFPGTNCEYDTQHAFESLGATTEIIWHKSESIPSDTNLLVVAGGFSYGDYLRSGAIAKFSPVMKAVTEYANNGGKVLGICNGFQVLTEAGLLPGALKRNDGLHFISKYHHLKVENNDNIFLEELNNGDVVNIPIAHHDGNYYINESGLQDLKDNNQILLTYSDKQGNTLNPNGSVNAIAGVCNKEKNVFGLMPHPERAMEMILGSNDGVNMLKGFLQS
- a CDS encoding lysophospholipid acyltransferase family protein, producing MKILAHINWLIATAIIFFSLALSILMYPIMPRPYSRKIAAWFIRLTIFFSTTVKGEEDPQVQMFLINHQSDLDIGVMETITKKDLAWVAKKALFDVPFFGLAMSLPEDIEVERESKTSLVKLLRAAKDRLAKKRVITMFPEGTRSRTGRMLPFKSGAKVIADMNQLKVQPIVLVETASCYDIKHFFYMPKDIKVVYMDSFIADKNDENWLSDLRIKMQKVYDDELASNNSNR
- the crcB gene encoding fluoride efflux transporter CrcB, with the translated sequence MSWQAIIAIGSGGFIGAVLRSYLNGLISQRVSHILPFGTLGVNLLGSFIMGCLIAYFMHTTIFSVHMKSFLTTGILGALTTYSTFAMESFLLLQGGNIVLALTNMSLNLFGTIFMAGSGYYLINNVVKF
- a CDS encoding ATP-binding cassette domain-containing protein, which codes for MNLSTLLEVKNLSFGFTKDKLLLKDFNISLKRGEIKAIVGESGAGKSTLFELILGNIKPLSGEIKVSSYSQVFQDPYSSFHPSYTLLNQIEDVALTDELEKYLLILNLEKSLLLKLPHELSGGQLQRASILRAILMKPDVLLLDEPTSALDNVIQLEVMGMLVKHLDSMAMLLITHDIELARWCADEIVKI
- a CDS encoding dUTP diphosphatase translates to MDKILLMLQLQNQLNDATNGDEWTKGITKNHKTINWRRCIYMECAEMVDSFSWKHWKSIDKEPDWDNHQIEVVDVWHFIMSLAIENYSQNLRGGVEDLGINISQLPSFATIDIKSDSFSSQDEVIDKIENIMRLVLSKKELKLEELISDFFDLVVMSGLDLETLYRLYVGKNILNQFRQDNGYKDGSYIKVWNGEEDNVVMKRIWEENSDIKPDHLYKELTKSYLALT
- a CDS encoding uracil-DNA glycosylase, whose amino-acid sequence is MKRINCRKCEYYFVTWEANKPHGCKAYGFKSPQIPSLVVFQSSGSDCSMFKQKTMAK
- a CDS encoding pyridoxamine 5'-phosphate oxidase family protein — protein: MKDSLFRIHSFIQEHHVMSLATFYEDEISSCSLFYVYDESSQSFVVASSMETTHILHINNNPKIAGNILLETKEIGNIQGVQFKGIFLELRDEKFKKEYFKRFPYAKALSPKLWKIEVNSFKMTDNRLGFAKKIIWP